The genome window TGGCTAATTGGGTTTGATTCATTATCGATGAATTCTTTAAAATCGAAAAGCGTTTTAATAATTTTCTCAGCTTTCTTAAAATCGCCAAAATAGAGCTCACAAATTGCGATCCAAAATTTTATTTCAATTTTGTCATCAATTGTTCGTAAGCACCAAATAACCGACGTATATTAAAAGGCTCGCGATTCTGTTATTCTTAAAATCAGAATTGTGAGCCTTTCTTTTCGGTTTAGAATTTTATTTGAATTACTTTAATACCGGCATTTGGCTTGAACTTCTTTAGACCAAGGCAAATAATCCTCTAACTGCTCTTCTCTTGGATTACCGCAAAATTTAGGCAGCTCAAAGAAAAGATACTCCAAGTACTTTTGGAAGTTAAGGTGGTTTAAGTTAGCTGTTCCAGCTAAACTCAAGAATATCGCATTGGCTGTTACTCCCGCTACACTTGTACTAAATAAGCTATTCTTTCGGCAAATGACCGATTTCTTAATACTTCGTTCTACTAGATTATTATCCAACGGGATCATCGGGTCATTCAAAAATGCTTCCAATGCCTCTCGATTCTTTAATGCGTATTCAACTGCGTTTTTCAGTTTTGATTTATTGATAATGGGATATTTACCAGTTAATTCCCAGAATTGTTCTACGATCTTACGCGACTGCGTCTTCCTAACTTGAAGTCGTTTGTCTCTCGGTAAATCAGCGATCCTATCTTCAATCTGGTAAAGCTGATCAATCAACTGGTCAAACTTTGCTGCAAGACCAAGGTGTTTAAACTCTTGCGCCGCAACTACAAACTTACGGTGAACATGAGCCCAACAACCGGTTCTTTTGATCTTAGAGCCCAGATTGTTGTAGCCATTATATCCGTCGGTGGTTAGGAATCCTTGCCAACCTTGAAGTAATTTCTGCAGCACTGTCTGACTTCTGGTTGGCGAATAATTGAATAAAACAATCTGATTAGTTGAATATTTAGAAGTTTGGAGGACCAATAAGTATGATTTACTGGTAGACTTCTTGCCAGGTTCTCTTAAAACTTAAATGGGAGTCTCATCACAATGTAAGTATTGTGACTTCTTTAACTTTTTCAATAAAAGCTTATATAACGGTTCAAGCAGTTGCGAAAGTTTAATGACCCAATTACATAAGGTTATCTCCGAGACTGAGAAGCCCATCTTTTGAAAGTTTCTTCTTTGACGATCTAAAGGAAGTGCTAATTCAAACTTATTGTCAATAATGTTGCTGGCAAGACTGGGAGTTAATACGCTATGAGGAATTAGAGATAGAGGTGCTGATGCAGAAAAAGGAACACTATCAACACAGTGATTACACTTACCAATCTCGGCATAGGTTTCAACTCTTTCGAACCAAGCTGGATGATAAACTATTTTGCAATTTAAGAGCCGGTTTTTAATTATTACATAAGGTTGATGACAGCTAGCGCAAAGTTTATCTGGTAGCTGTTGAACTATTTTTCGGACCGGGAGTTTTTCGTTGATTTGATCTTGACGAGTTTTCCTTTGACTCTTTTGTACTGGACGGGTGCATGTTTCACTCTTGGTTGTGCCAGAGGAGTCTGGCTCATTTCGAAAAAATCTTTTTCTCCAAACAAAGAGCTTTGAGCATCATTGCTTTGTGCATCAAATTTGGTTTTATCTGAGCGAGATCCATAATGAGTCCGGTTAAGATCAGCAAGCTGTTCTTTTAACCAGACAATTTCTGCTTTTAAGGATTTGTTTTCAGCAATCAAAGATTCTTCATTTGTTGTCATGTATAGTTTAATCGTCTTTATTTTATTTATTCAATTATAACATACAAATAAGCAAAACAAAAGAGATCTAGCCCTTAAAGTTGACTAAATCTCTTATTTGTTTTGCTTTATGTTAATAGAAGTACCCTGGTTCTGACTTCTTGATGGTGGATATAATGCCGAATCCATTCAAAAGATCTGCGAGTTGTTTTTGATCCAGTTTGAGTAGCTCTTCTGGTTCATTAGGCCATTGAAATCTTCCACGATCAATTCGCTTATAGAGTAAGACAAAGCCATCGTGTTCATGGTAGAGGGCTTTAAATCGGTCGCGCTTTGTACCGCAAAAGAGAAACAATTGCGGTTGAAAAGGATCCAGTTCAAATTGATCATGGACGATGGCAGCTAAACCATCGATCGATTTGCGTAAATCAGTTTTGCCACATATTAAATAAATTGCTTTAAGAGCCTGAAAATTAATCAGTCTATTCATATAGCACTTCCTAAGCGCTGAGTCTGGTCTATATAATCACCTCAAATATTTGATTGAGATAATTATAATGAATCTTCGGTGGTAAAAAAACACGTCGATTATTTGGTGCTTACATATAATCACTGTAAATTCAAAGACTATAGTACAAGATTATGTATAGTAAAAAACTTTAAATGAAATTTATTTGCATAATTATTGCCTGTATGTTAATTTAATTATCATAGAAAAGGAGGAAAGTACTGTTGGCTAATTATAATTAATGTAAATAACTGTAATTGTTATTTTTTCGATATTTGGGGGTATTATCTATGTGATTCTATTGCAAGTATATTTCTGCTTATTGATCATTTGTTTTAAGCTGGTCAAGGCCAAAAAAATTCTAGTGGCCGTTGTAAACACAAACATAATTTGAAGGAGTAAATCAATGAAATTTAGATATAAACTTGCAACTTATATTAGCACTATTGGATTAGCAATTTGCTTACCGATTACGGCGGTAAATGCTGATACAGAAAATAATTATAACCAGATAAATTCGAATTCTGATGAACAAGGTTCAAAGGAATCCATAGAAAATAGTACCGATCAAACAAATCCCAATTCTGGTGAACAGGGTTCAAAGGAATCTGTAGAAAATAATACTGATCAAGCAAAAACAAATTCTGGTGAACAGGTAACTTCAATGGAATCCAAGGATAATATTGATCAAATAAACGCAAAATCCTTGACACAGACCATGAGTTTAGAGCTTCAAAATCCAAATACTCACCCTGATTTAATTAGCTTTGCTTATGACTCAGAAGTAAAAAAAGGAAAGATTGATCCCAGTAAGAATAGTTTAGCTGTTTATTCGAAAAATTATCGAAATGGGTTCAGCACTTTCCTATCAATGAGACAATTGGATCCAACTTTAAGTTATACAGACTGGTTTGAAAAGTGGTGTAATAACGGAGCTTCTCCTAGCGGGGAAGGATACGTCCAAAAGAAGGTTGAGAAATCTAACGGTTTAACACGTGGATGTACGCCATCACAAGCGGCAAACGCTCAACGGTTTAGAAATGATATTCGAAAAGGAGATATAGTACTCATTACTAATGGTGGGTTAGGTCATGCTGCCATTGCAACCTCCAGAAATTATTTACTTGAAATGACTGGCGGTGGCAACATATTTGATTGGTTTGGTGGCACGTTACATTCCAATAATAATCAATATGTAATTGAAGATTGGTTATTTCCATGGGATTGGGTTGCAAAAGGTCACCCCCACAGAAATCATATTAGCGAAAATATTGAAATTTGGAGACTAAATGATAGTAGAATGGCACAGAGAGTGGCCGATTATGCAGATTCACATTATTATAGCACCTATAATGGGTATAATAAAAACATCCACATAAATTATCAGCTAACAATAGGTTTGGGTGGTAGAAATCCAAATTATTGTTCCAAACTTGTTTTCCAAGCCTTTTACCATGGATCGGGTAGCTCTCCGGTAGTTAAAAGATATGTTGCTAACCAGGGGTGGATTTTACCATATGACTTAAAAAATATGTTCGATCATAATTATGGATATTATGCATATCGTGTTGGCACTTACTAAATGATTGTATTGGTACTTAATGTATGAAAAAAATTCGCAAAGTCTTAATCATCTTTGTTTCTATAATTACTGTTCCTATGATTGCGTTCGCAGTATATATGTCCGTTTACAGTTATCAACATAATATTGCTAGGAATAAAGGATATAAGGAAATAAGCACAGTCGTTCCGATTTCAAGGCAAATTAGAATGGAAGATAACACGCCCACTAGGGTACTTTCTTTCTTCCCGAAAAGTTATGAAATTAACATCACTACGAAGGAGGACTATGAACACTGGAAGAAATTAGTTTTAAAGAGAGGCAAATTATTGTACGGTGATGGACCACACTCACATCAAGAATTAAAAGAGTACGTGAAAGACGTTAATCATTGCGAGCTGTTCTATAGCTCAGAACAAACGGTAAAGAACACTAAACCAGATGAAAGTCTAGCGATGCTGATGAATGGATACGTAATGAATCCTGATCCTAAATCTCCCTATACAAATCAAAAAGGTTTTAAAACTTGGAATGATGCAATCAAAAACATGTACGACAATTTTGCTTGTGTTCCAAGTAATCATGATTTGATTGAAAAATGGAAATTTCCGAAGAAGAACATTGAAGAAATGAACACTTACCGGAAGAAGTTGGGAAAATAAGTGATATATGTCAATCAGTGTTGATAAGTGATTTTCCAGCCAGCCAGATCTAAATTGATCTAGCTGGTTTTTTTCAAATCGAACTGCTTCTCACTTCAAAAACGGAACCTTGGGGCGCTGAGAAATAAAGAATACAAAAGTTCAGCGCAGAATTTGAAAGTGACAGATAACCGAAATGTAAGAGCGGGCAAGAATTGGCGCATTGAAGCAGCGGTAACGAATCCGTTGAAGCACGCAACGGATCCGACAAAAGTAATTAACGGCGATCCGCTTTATTATCACGACACGATCTCAGGGACGGCGACGCATTTGTCGTCAACAGCGCAAGTTCTATATAACGAAACGGGGACAAGCGCGTATCAAGATGTGAAGAATTATCCTTGGGATTTGAGATTTAAAGCAAATCCTAGCAATATTCCGAAAGCCGGGAAATACAACGCAACGGTGACATTTACCTTGGTGAATGCAACGCCATAAATTTAATTGAGTGTTGATCAGAAATGATTGACGCTCTTTTTTTATTTGGCTGTCAAGCAAAAGTACTTTACACCATTCAAAAAAGTTGGTAGAATGTTTAAGTTATCTTAACAAAAGGAGTACGTTTAATGGCAGTAAAAATTAGAATGACGAGAATTGGTAGAAAAAAGAAGCCGTTTTATCGGATCGTAGTAGCTGATTCTAGAATGCCACGTGATGGTCGTTATATCGAACAGTTAGGTTATTTTGATCCTTTAGCTAATCCACAAAAATTAGAATTAGATCAAGATAAGGCATTAGATTGGTTAAAGAAAGGCGCTCAGCCATCTGATACGGTCAGAAGTTTTCTTTCTAACCTTGGCGTCATGAAGAAGTATCACGACGAAAAATATACGAAAAAGTAATTGATAAATTATGAATGGTGATCTACAAAAATTGATCAGAACGCTGGTTGCGCCGATGGTCGAATTTGAAAATAAATTAAATATTGAGATTAAAGAAGACAACAATGTGATTCAATGCTCAATTCATGCAGCAGGAACTGACGTCGGTCGCTTGATTGGTCGCAATGGCAGCGTTGCTGAAAATATTCAGCAGGTAGTCAGGGCGTTTGGTCACTTAGGACTCAAAAAAGTTCAAATCTCGGTGATCGCTAATAATGGATAAACAGCCCGTTCGTTTTCAAGTGGGGATTATTGTGAAAACTCGTGGCTTAAAAGGTGAAGTGAAAGTCAAGTCAACGACTGATTTTCCCTCGCGTTTTCAAGTCGGAGCAAAGCTCTTAACGGATAAGGGAACTTTAAAAGTAGCTAAAAGCCGTGAACAACAAGGCTTTTGGTTTATAACTTTTGAAG of Xylocopilactobacillus apicola contains these proteins:
- the tnpB gene encoding IS66 family insertion sequence element accessory protein TnpB (TnpB, as the term is used for proteins encoded by IS66 family insertion elements, is considered an accessory protein, since TnpC, encoded by a neighboring gene, is a DDE family transposase.), translated to MNRLINFQALKAIYLICGKTDLRKSIDGLAAIVHDQFELDPFQPQLFLFCGTKRDRFKALYHEHDGFVLLYKRIDRGRFQWPNEPEELLKLDQKQLADLLNGFGIISTIKKSEPGYFY
- the rpsP gene encoding 30S ribosomal protein S16; this encodes MAVKIRMTRIGRKKKPFYRIVVADSRMPRDGRYIEQLGYFDPLANPQKLELDQDKALDWLKKGAQPSDTVRSFLSNLGVMKKYHDEKYTKK
- a CDS encoding KH domain-containing protein; amino-acid sequence: MNGDLQKLIRTLVAPMVEFENKLNIEIKEDNNVIQCSIHAAGTDVGRLIGRNGSVAENIQQVVRAFGHLGLKKVQISVIANNG